The genomic DNA AGCAGGGCCTGCTCCTTGCTCTCTTTTAGGCGATCCTCTGGGTAGCTTGCTTTACTCTGTACCCCTTCATCCCAACCCCGTGTCTTGCCCTGGCCCCAGGACATCAAGTGCCACCGATCCAGTCACCACTGATTTAGTGTGAACTGGGGAACAGGTCTCAGCACCCCAACTTCTTTGAGCACAGGAAACAAGCCTTCCTGGAAAAGTGTCTGAGGAGCCAGGGCATCCATCAGGTGCTCAAGCCCTGAGGCCTTAGGGTGCTTTGAGCACCCCCACCAagcaccaccatcacctccacaGGAACGTCTTCCTTCAGCAGATCAGGAAGCTGCTAAGCTCTGCTCCCTTTGTCTCTGAGGTCATCTTTTCAGGTAGGCAATGGGCTGCTGGCCACTGTGTTGGTTTCTTTCTGCAAGGGGTATAGAAGTGGTATATGTGTGCTTCTCTTAAATACAGAACTCTAGGTCTGTGACTAAGAGCTCAATCCAGTCAGGTCTGAAATCGAACCCTGAAAACCCTCCATTCAGAGCTCTGTGACTGCACCTGTGGCATTTATTATTGTCTCTCTGGATCTCCAGAGGTGTTAACACACAGTATACAGTAAAGTGCCTAGGTCAGATTGCACTTTAAATGTGCCGATGGTAGCTTATCCGGGATCACTCTTGGCCCATTGTTTTACAAACATTTTATtgcatttctattattttgtgtTCAGGTGTGGTGTTCTTGTGCCATGGTGTGCAaatggagtcagaggacagcctgtgggCGCCACTTCTCTCCTTTAAACATATGGgatcctaggaattgaactcaggtcatcaggcttggtggtaatcacctttacacactgaaccatctccccaaaaTAAAGATCAGTCTTATTTACCAGGTTGTCCTATATGGAATCCTGtcccacacatttttttttttttttgagaacggGTCTCTCTAactagccctggctgttctagaactctccatgtagaccaggctggcctcagactcacagagatccgagtgcctctgcctcctgagtgctgggattaaaggtgtgctactATGgcacttcatttttattattggaaaggttttttcttaattattcgtgtgtatgtatgtggtgggtgggtgtgtgctCATGAAAGTAGGTGccttagagtccagaagagggcgccagatcccctggaactagaattacaagtaattgggaaccaaactcaggcatCTTCAGCCCCTATTGGAAAGTTtgttctttttgtgtatgtgtggggtcgAGATAAGGTttatctgtgtagtcctggacatcttggagcttgctctgtgaccaggttggcctcgaaccaATGCTATGCACTGTGAGATGAATCCTCGATTCATCTGCTGCTGCCTCCCTAGTGCAAGGTACACACCGCCACCTGGTGgaaagttcttttttgttttctttttttaggtttatttattatacatacagtgatctgcctgcatgtatgcttgcacaccagaagagggcaccagatctcataacggatggttatgagccaccatgtgggtgctgggaattgaactcaggacctctggaagagcagccagttccaTCTTAATTTAACTAACCTGTTCTCCAGCTATAAACTGGTCTTTAGAGCCCAGTGCTTTAAGTCCTCTTTGAGGACTTTCTTTATCCTATCCAGtgttcccatccctcctccccttgaTTATTTGATGTTAGGTCTTAATGCACAGACAGCTTGCTCCTATTGTGTACTCTACAGCATTTGTTCCATGTCGGGCactgttttaaaaatccattattaATTTACCTGATTCTTGCAACTGCTAAGCGTAGTGTGTGAGTTACACTTATTGTTGCCATGACCAAAATAtgcaacagaaacagaaagactgattttggctcacagttttttCCCTGGTGCTCCTGCCCATGGGGTGGTGTTGCCGGCATTCAGGGTGGGCCTGGTCTTCAGTTAATCTTCTCTAGCTAAATCCTCACAGTCATGCTCAGAGGTTTGCCTCAAAGTCTACCAAGTAATTCTAAATCCACTCAGGCTGACACTGGGGACTAGCCACCACAGGTAGGATGCTACTTTGTGATAATCAAGACACTGAGGCTGAGGTTAAATTACTTGGGTAAGGTTATGCAATTAGCATATGGAAGAGTTCAATTtgtgaaatgaataaaaacaagtcAAGGGGTCATCAGTCCACCATTTGTTTGAAAAAGAAGTTCAAATGATaagaatagaagcagaaagacacacacacacacacacacacacacacacagagagagagagagagagagagagagagagagagtcagtccACAGCCGAAAGACAGCTGCACTTGGAACTGTTTTCATAACTTTACAATGCTATGCACTGTGAAGCCTAGAAAAATCCCAGTGACACAGCCTGCCCATGCATGTGCTCTGCTTTGCAATCCAGTTAGTTTAGTCAATGATAAGGGTAGAGGGAAGAAGTTCCTTGTCTGGTCCAGTAGACTTCATCCTCCACAGTGAGACAGACTGGAGAATGAGGGAAGGTTTTCCAGAGGTTAGGCCCAATTTTGATGTCTCTTAAATTCATTGGGTCTGGACTTCAGTGCAGAGTCAGGCTGGGGCTAGGGGAGACATTGGCAGCCAAGGGGAGGCTGGAGCCTGGAGCCTAGGAAACTGTGTGGAAAAGGTTCGATTTTATCagcagcatgagagagagagcCACTCTTTCAAGCAGGAGAAATCATATTTACTTTGGCTCTGGGGTAGAAAGTGAATACAGAGATCCAAATCCCAATGGCAGGCTTGGGAAGCAGCTGGGATGAGGGGACCTAGGAGGAGATACCGAGGCGGGGCTTGCTGGCTGGGATAGCCTGTTATCAGTCCTTTGGTTCCCAGCCAGACAAATACTTCCATATACCCAGCAGGACGGTAAtcttcctctctgcccctcccccattttccttCAGTACTAAGCAGTGTCCACCATTTGTGCCCTGCAGACAGTGCTCGCTGACACCACCATGCTGAGACGGATCCCTTTCCCTACAGTCTactgcttccttcttccctgggcATTCACCAGCTTTCACCAAGCCCTGGGGAACCCGGGTAAGACCCTAGCCCAGCCCCCCAACCAGGACACTGCGGGAGGGGATCAAGGGATGGAGGGCTAAAGAGTAGCTGTGAAAGCAGCTAGGGAGTGAGAACCAGTGCGGAGAGGTGAGGGTGGTGCCAGTGAGCCCGAGGAGAGCCTCTGGGGACTAGGTCTGAGTGGGCACTTGGGGCAGGGAGGATAAGAGGCCTGCCACTGTGGCCCCTCTGCCCAGCCCCCCATCCGGGTCCCCACTACCTCCTGCCCCCCATCCACGAGGTCATTCACTCTCGTCGTGGGGCCACGGCCACACTGCCATGCGTCTTGGGCACCTCGCCTCCCAGCTACAAGGTACGCTGGAGCAAAGTGGAGCCCGGGGAGCTCCGGGAAACGCTAATCCTCATCACCAACGGACTGCACGCCCGGGGCTATGGGCCCCTGGGAGGGCGCGCCAGCATGCGGAGGGGGCATCGGCTGGATGCCTCCCTGCTCATCAATAACGTGCGCCTGGAGGACGAGGGCCGGTACCGCTGCGAGCTCATCAACGGCATCGAGGACGAGAGCGTGGCGCTGACCCTGCGCCTGGAGGGTGAGCTATTTTGTTCCGGCGGCGCCGGTGTCCCCTGCACCGCTCCCCTCTGCACCCAGCTGCCCTGCCAAGCTCTCCTCCTCCCCGCAGGTGTGGTGTTTCCGTACCAACCCAGCCGGGGCCGCTACCAGTTCAATTACTTCGAGGCGAAGCAGGCGTGCGAGGAGCAGGACGGACGCCTGGCCACTTACGGCCAACTATACCAGGGTGAGCGCCAGAGCACGCCTGGCGGCCCCAGGCTGCACATCGGCCCCGGAGAGCTTGCGGGGGGAGCTGGAGTCTGGCTTGCGCCGGTGACTCCCGTCCTCCCCGCCCCCTCCTCCGCCAGCGTGGACCGAGGGCCTGGACTGGTGCAACGCCGGCTGGCTGCTCGAGGGCTCGGTGCGCTACCCCGTGCTCAACGCGCGCGCCCCGTGTGGCGGTCACGGGCGACCGGGCATCCGCAGCTACGGGCCTCGCGACCGCAGCCGCGACCGCTACGACGCCTTCTGCTTCACCTCGGCGCTGGCCGGTGAGCCAACTACCGGCGGGCAGGCGGTGCCTGGCCTGGGGACCCATCCTGGAGAAAGGGCGGGCACGGGCCTGGGCCAGGAGGAAGGACTTGGCCGGGCCGAGGGAACGGATCCCAGAGGTGGGAGGACCAGAACCTTTAGACCAGGTGGAGGCGGGTCCGCGGCCGGTGTCGTGGGCGGGGCCTGGCGGGAGGGCGGGGGAGGGGCTGGGGCGGGGCCCAGCGCCACAAGCTTTGGGAGGAGAAAGGATGCGGGCGGGGTCTGATGTCAGGGCGAGCGCATCCCAGACCACGTTCCTTCGGACCCCGGCAAGCACCGTCCTGCCAGGGTTCTCCTGCTGTCATTTCCGGAGCTTCGCTGTCGCGTCCCGCTCCCAGGCAGGCTGCTTGGGGCTGCCTGTCACCCGCTCACGTTCCCAGGCCAGGTGTTCTTCGTGCCCGGGCGGCTGACGCTGTCTGAAGCCCATGCGGCTTGCCGGAGGCGCGGAGCTGTGGTAGCCAAGGTCGGGCACCTCTACGCCGCCTGGAAATTCTCGGGGCTGGATCGGTGCGACGGAGGCTGGCTGGCGGACGGCAGCGTCCGCTTCCCCATCACGACACCGCGGCCGCGCTGCGGGGGTCTCCCTGACCCCGGGGTGCGCAGCTTCGGCTTTCCCCGGCCCCAGCAGGCGGCCTACGGGACCTACTGCTACACCGAGAAGTAGACGAGCGACGGAGTGGCGGGTCCCCTCTTGACAGCGAGGACGGAGCCCCACACCTGCCTTCCCAGCCCAGCGCTGCGCTCCGGGCTCCCCGGCAGAGGGGCGTCCCAGGGATTAACTGACCAATAAAATGACATGGCACCTTCTCTGTTCGATAAGCTGCAAGGCTTGGAGGCTTGGAGGTTTGGAATGCATGTGTGAGAGGATCTGGCCCTGGACCCAAAGTACCTACAGCATGCCTACAATCTAAAGGAGACGCTTTATTGCCTCTGTGgcccagaaaaagaaagggtttgtGATGAGAGGGCATCAAGAGCTCGCACAGCCGAGAGGAAAGCTCTCAGGCCTGTCCATCCTCTCCAGAACCTAGCTGTCCTCCTTAGGTCTACAGCCACCCGAGGGTTTCTCACTCAAATTTGCCAGAAGCACCCAAACTTCCAGAACTGTTTAGGCCCTTCAGAACAAATATATAGTGGGTCTAAACATATTTTTAGATGTACTTAAAGCGTTTCCAAGGTctgctttaattaattaattaagtttgaggcaaggtctctcaatttagccctgactgtcctggggtcactatgtagatcaggctagcctcgagTTCACACAGATCAgtctacctttgcctcctgagtgctggaatcacaccCAGCTAAAGACCACAATTAAAGATAGTAAAGTCCTGGTGgctagctcagcagttaagagaactgctCTCTCAGAGGGCCAGAAGCCACAgtcctctgtaactccagttcccggaAATCCAtcaccatcttctgacctcctggGGTGCCAGGCAGGCACAGGGTGCACAGACATATTATAATAAATCTACAAAGTGACAGACAACCATTCAGGTTAAgacaattaaaagtaaatgagTCCTTTATTTCTGGCCCGTGATCAAGAGCAGCCTGTGCCTCAGTTCATGTCTCTTGGTGTGGGAACTCAGGGCACAGCATTTTTAAAGATACAAACCACATCAAAGTGAGATGAGAGTCAGAGGAACCTTTCGACATTTGGTTTTGGTAGAACATGGTAGTTATTCCATGCATCACATTGCAATCAATTTTTACTTACACCCTCTTCATTTATTGTAAACACTAATTATTTTGGTTAAAACATCTGGACCATGGAAATCTCAAGTGTGTAGTCAGGAGAGAGGTGAGTGTTGGAGGTGGTAGGGTATGCGACTAAGTGAATAAGAAGACACAAAACGGAGCCAGGACAAGATGGTCTTACCTTAGtcacttcattcatttatttaagttACATTTAGATGGTTGGTTTTTATGAAGGAGCAGGTGCTGGGTAACAATCAGTGAGTTAGGTTGGGCCTGATCAGTAGACCTAGGAGAACAAAGACAAGCAGACCCATGGGGACAATAAGTAAGGTAGTTGGTCATGGTGGTTTCCAACAAAACCAGCTATGGATTCAGGGAttgttgttgtcttttatttattatttgtaaggGCCAACTGTTATCTGGATTATAGTCAGGCATGAGTTACTAAAGAAATCAGATTAAAAATCtaaacctattatttttaggtacaGCAGAGGTAATAAAATTTTGTCATAGAGTCTGGTCCTGGGAAGCTGTCAGGGTTAACCCTATGGGAAACGCTATGGTAATACTGCTATGAGTTCAGAGGGAGAGGGGCATCATAATGCCTGAGGAATAAATCTTGAACAACCTCTGCTGGGTCCTGACCAAGGAGCTTTCAGTTGTCCTAAGACTTGTTGAAATTCAGCCTCTTCCCCTTCACTGCCAGGGCCTAACTCAGTCACCCACTGTCACGTGCATCCTGACAGCCAGGGCAAGATAGTTTCTAAAGCTAAAACTGTTTGTCTggacaaagagttccaggaaatAGAGACTGCAAATGTCAGGTAGCCTCCTGCAGCTACATTTAACTTCCCCATTTCCCAGCCCCCCATATAACTTCCAAGTGTTCCCTTCCCTCTTTAAAGGTACCCCCTTTCCCTCTGCCCAAGGCTGTGCAGAATTAAGTCTCTTCTGCCAATGTCAGCCtgctcccttcctgcctctgtctctgtctcttgtctctctctggttttttgaggcagaatttccctgtgtaacagtcctggctgtcctggaactcactttgtagatcaggctggccttgaattcacatatatctgcctgccactgcctcccaaattatgggattaaaggcgtgtgccaccactgcccggcttgcctctttctttttatgttgcCTCAGAAATCTAACAATGCCCTGTCCCCAAATGTCCAGTATTGAATTGGCTTTACTTGAGAAGGCCCCCCTGGCTTCTGGGTTTCTAACAGCAGCAGGCTGGAGAGCTAGCTGGTCCCTGCTGTCATCTCTGGAAAGTGACTCTGAGAGGATGGTCTGGGTGAACTTTTACAGTTCATGTTTTTTCCTCCTCAAGCAGTGTTGTTTTCTTTACCCAGTCATGATGAGTCTAGATGACACCTATAACTTAATGCTTAAATGAGTGTCCACAGTGGCCCCGCTGTGCTGACTGGCCCTGGGCAGAGCCTCTGTCTTATTATTGTATCAGTTGAAATGCTCTGGGGACTTCTAACAGAATCAAGTAAAGTATCTATTAACTAAGATGATAATTGAAAGTCAGGGTAGGAGGCATGGCCAATCAAACAGCATGCAGGTCCCATACCAGTCAGGTGGCAGGCTTAGGTACAAACTTCCTCTGTCACCAGTACCTCAGATATCAGTTTGGGAGACACTGAGAGCAGAGTAGTTGCTATTTGTCTCTCTGTTGGTGAGAGCATATAGTCATCTGTCCAAGTCATCTGCTGGGTGAGTGAATCCATCCCCCTGGTATGTGAGACAGGAAGAGTAATTCATTTTCCCTATAGATAAGGAAGAAGGTTTCCAGGTCTGGCCTACATAGTCTGAGACAGAAACAGCGGACTTCCAATGAGTATAATTTCCCTGAATCTTTCTCCTGTAATGAGGCTAACATGCAATCTAGCCTGTGTCCCATCCAAGGAAAAGGGTATTGCTGGAGTCTAGGGATGTCCTGCCATGCAAGTGTGCTGTAATTTAACCCATTTTATTTGAGTATTCAATTGTTTTCataaccaatttttaaaatatacctgATTTTGAATAGTATTTTATATTGAATAACCTTTAAGTTTACTTTAAACTTGTTTTAAGTTACATGTTTTAGGCTTAACTGACAACATATATAGAAGACTATATAAAGGGAATATAAATTGGTATCTCCCTCCGTGCTTGTCTCTGAAAATGCATTACATTTATACTGAGCTGCACTACAAACACAATTTGGGGCACATTAAAgatatgtgtagccctggctgtcctggaactcgttctgtagacctggctgtcctcaaacacaggtccacctgcctctgcttcccaaatgctaggattaaaggcatgtgccaccatgcctggattcaTTATCTTTAATGTTTTAACTACCTTTAACAATTTACAATAAATTAGTAACTCTTGTAAGGTTAGAATTTTATAATTTGTCCCTAAGGTTTTTGAGccttaaaaattataatattggtcaggtggtagtggcatacatctttaatcccagcacttgggaggtagaggcaggcgaatctctgtgagtttgaggccaggctggtctccagagcgagtaccaggataggctccaaagctacacagagaaaccctgtcttgaaaaattacaATATTGAATTAAAGCTCACTCAGCATCAAAATAAACTCTAAAACACAGATATACTCCATAGAGAAACTGGGAACTTCATTTTTCTGATCTTTCTATGGTGTACTTTTATAAAATATCACCGTTCTTTTATATGACTCAATTTCTCCAAAAATTAAAGCTTAATGAAATTAGCAAAGACATACAGccttatttaattcatttattttttagtctGAATAGGCCATTATAACCCTAagaattggtgtttttgattttagacattctgacagttgtaagatggtgtctcagagttgttttgatttgcatttccctgatagctaaggatgttgagcaatttcttaagtgtcttttggccatttgagattcctccattgagaattctctatttagacctgtaccccattttttaattgggtcatttggtgttttggtggctaacttcttgagttctttgtatattttagagatcagtcctctttcagatgtggggttggtgaagatattttcccattctgtagactgccagtgtgacttgttgactgtgtcctttgccttatagaagcttctcggGCGGTGGTGTTAGTGGCAGCTGTAGCAAAGCGTTTGGCGCGATGTCTCACACCATTTTGCTGGTACAGCCTACCAAGAAGCCAGAAGGCAGGACTTACGCTGACTATGAGTCTGTGAATGAGTGCATGGAAGGTGTTTGCAAAATGTATGAAGAACACCTAAAGAGAATGAATCCCAACAGCCCCTCTATCACATAGGCTATCAGTCAATTGTTTGATTTTATTGAGCATCTGGCAGATCTCAGCTGTCTTGTGTAACCAGCTGATACACAAACATACCAGCCTTATAACAAAGACTGGATCAAAGAGAAGATCTATATGCTCCTTCGTCAACAGGCCCAACAGGCTGGGAAGTAATTGATTTGGAAGCTTTAGGGGCTGGGGATGGGCTTGAAAGAGGTGCAAACAGCGTGCTGTAGTGAACATTTTGTATGATAGTAatcctgtttccattttgttaCTAGAGCCAAGGTTGAATGTATGACATGAAACATGAATGATCTTTTCATTCTGAAACCACATTGCccctttgttccttttctttcttttttttttttacttaaacatttttatgatAATTCAGAGAGGAAGCATTTTTTGCCTTTTAAGGTTGGTTCCAATCCTTGAAACTGTTCATATCTGCTCTTTAGCAGTGAGTGCACTAACCCTTTACGGGAGTGGGGGTGAGTTATGTCCTTTGGGAAAGCCttagtgaaaaataaagaaatgttctgTAGTTGTATTCTCTCTCACaaaaaaagagaagcttttcagtttcaagaggtcccatttattaattgtcaatctcagtgtctgtgctactggtgttatgttcaggaagtagtctcccgtaccatgagggatcaggaagattgagttgggagaagaacagaggagagcaaggaaagagataccttaatagagggagtcattatgggcttgacgagaaacctgacactagggaaatctccaggattccacaaggatgaccccaactaagaatctaagcaatagtggagaggctaccttaaatgcccttcccctacaatgagattgatgactaccttatatgccatcctagagccttcatccagtagctgatggaagcagaagcagagattcacagctaagcactgagccaaactcctggaatccagttgtagagagggaggactgatgggcaaaggggtcaagaccaggctgggaaacccacagacacagctgacctgagcaatcaggagctggggaacctgcataagaccaaactaggccccctggacatgggtgtcagttggggggcttgagCAGTCTATGGAGCCGCTAGTAGTGAAACCAGGATGTACCCCTAGTACACGagtggacttgggagcccattccctatggagggaactCTCTCAGCTAGAtactgggggagggcctaggtcctgccccaaatgatgtgacagactttgatgatcccccacaggaggcctcaccttctctgaggagtggatgggggtggaacAAGGCTACGGTGAGGGgaatgagaggacaggagggagagggaactggaattggtatgtaaaataagattgtttttaatttaaataaaaattaattaacaatAACCCTAAGAATTTATAAATCtctttttgctttgttgctgttgttgtattttctgagactgagtttctctatgtaacagccagaacccattctgtagaccaggctggcctcaaactcacagagaaatgttgtggaatgatctttttgtacactgtaacaatgtgttactctcattggtttaataaagagataaatggccaatagctaggcaggaagaagttaggcaggacttgTGGACAGGAAGAGAACactgggggaggaagggggagtcACCAGCAAATGGAGGGAGGAGCAAGATGAGCACGCTGTGCTGAGGGAAGGTGCTGAGCCACGTGGTAGAACACAGATAAGAAACACGGGTTAATCTAAGctgcaagagctagtta from Cricetulus griseus strain 17A/GY chromosome 1 unlocalized genomic scaffold, alternate assembly CriGri-PICRH-1.0 chr1_0, whole genome shotgun sequence includes the following:
- the LOC113833105 gene encoding hyaluronan and proteoglycan link protein 2 — translated: MLRRIPFPTVYCFLLPWAFTSFHQALGNPAPHPGPHYLLPPIHEVIHSRRGATATLPCVLGTSPPSYKVRWSKVEPGELRETLILITNGLHARGYGPLGGRASMRRGHRLDASLLINNVRLEDEGRYRCELINGIEDESVALTLRLEGVVFPYQPSRGRYQFNYFEAKQACEEQDGRLATYGQLYQAWTEGLDWCNAGWLLEGSVRYPVLNARAPCGGHGRPGIRSYGPRDRSRDRYDAFCFTSALAGQVFFVPGRLTLSEAHAACRRRGAVVAKVGHLYAAWKFSGLDRCDGGWLADGSVRFPITTPRPRCGGLPDPGVRSFGFPRPQQAAYGTYCYTEK